From a single Solanum dulcamara chromosome 4, daSolDulc1.2, whole genome shotgun sequence genomic region:
- the LOC129887247 gene encoding sodium/hydrogen exchanger 1-like — MAFDFGTLLASLNRLSTSDHQSVVSINLFVALICACIVIGHLLEENRWMNESITALAIGLCTGVVILLISGGKNSHILVFSEDLFFIYLLPPIIFNAGFQVKKKSFFRNFSTIMLFGAVGTLISFIIISFGAIGIFKKMNIGNLEIGDYLAIGAIFSATDSVCTLQVLSQDETPLLYSLVFGEGVVNDATSVVLFNAVQNFDLSHISTSKALELVGNFLYLFASSTILGVAAGLLSAYIIKKLYFGRHSTDREVAIMILMAYLSYMLAELFYLSAILTVFFSGIVMSHYTWHNVTESSRVTTKHAFATLSFIAEIFIFLYVGMDALDIEKWRFVSDSPQLSVQVSSILMGLVLVGRAAFVFPLSFLSNLIKKSSDERISFNQQITIWWAGLMRGAVSVALAYNQFTRAGHTQLRANAIMITSTITVVLFSTGVFGLMTKPLIRLLLPSPKHLSRMISSEPTTPKSFIVPLLESAQDSEADLGQNVPRPHSLRMLLSTPSHTVHRYWRKFDNAFMRPVFGGRGFVPFVPGSPTEPSDH; from the exons ATGGCGTTTGACTTTGGGACGCTGTTGGCAAGTTTGAACAGATTATCAACTTCTGATCATCAATCTGTTGTGTCAATTAACTTGTTTGTTGCGCTTATCTGTGCGTGTATCGTTATCGGTCATCTACTAGAGGAAAATAGATGGATGAATGAGTCCATAACGGCCCTTGCTATC GGACTTTGCACTGGAGTTGTCATTCTACTAATAAGTGGAGGAAAGAACTCACATATTTTAGTCTTCAGCGAAGATCTTTTCTTCATTTACCTTCTTCCGCCCATCATTTTTAATGCTGG GTTCCAGGTGAAAAAGAAATCATTTTTCCGCAATTTCAGCACTATTATGCTTTTTGGGGCCGTTGGCACCTTGATATCattcattatcatatcatttg GTGCTATTGgcattttcaagaaaatgaatATTGGGAACCTTGAAATTGGAGATTACCTTG CTATTGGAGCAATCTTCTCTGCAACAGATTCTGTTTGCACCTTACAA GTGCTTAGTCAGGATGAAACACCCTTACTGTACAGTCTAGTGTTTGGGGAAGGTGTAGTGAATGATGCCACATCTGTAGTTCTGTTCAATGCTGTCCAGAACTTTGACTTATCTCATATCAGCACAAGCAAAGCTCTGGAATTAGTTGGAAACTTTCTATACTTGTTTGCGTCAAGCACCATCTTAGGGGTTGCT GCTGGTCTACTGAGCGCctatataattaaaaaactcTACTTTGGAAG GCACTCCACTGACCGTGAGGTTGCTATAATGATACTTATGGCTTACCTGTCATACATGCTTGCTGAA TTATTCTATTTAAGTGCAATCCTCACTGTGTTTTTCTCTGGGATCGTCATGTCTCACTACACCTGGCATAATGTGACTGAGAGCTCAAGAGTCACCACCAA GCACGCTTTTGCTACGTTATCATTTATTGCTGAAATATTCATATTCCTTTATGTTGGGATGGATGCCTTGGACATTGAGAAGTGGAGATTTGTAAGCGACAG CCCTCAATTATCAGTTCAGGTTAGCTCAATATTGATGGGTCTTGTTTTGGTTGGAAGGGCAGCCTTTGTTTTCCCCCTGTCATTTTTGTCCAACTTGATCAAGAAGTCTTCGGATGAGAGGATTAGCTTTAACCAGCAA ATTACAATATGGTGGGCTGGACTTATGCGAGGTGCTGTTTCAGTGGCACTTGCTTATAATCAG TTTACCAGGGCAGGTCATACTCAGTTACGTGCCAACGCAATAATGATCACAAGTACTATCACTGTTGTCCTTTTCAGCACAGGG GTGTTTGGATTGATGacaaaacctttaattagaTTATTGCTACCCTCACCAAAACACTTGAGCAGAATGATCTCTTCTGAACCAACGACCCCAAAATCCTTCATTGTGCCACTTCTTGAAAGTGCACAAGACTCAGAAGCTGATCTGGGCCAAAATGTACCCCGTCCCCACAGTTTGCGGATGCTCCTATCAACACCATCTCATACTGTGCATCGTTACTGGAGAAAATTTGACAACGCATTCATGCGTCCTGTTTTCGGTGGACGAGGTTTTGTACCTTTTGTTCCAGGATCACCAACTGAACCAAGTGATCATTAA